A region of the Chloroflexota bacterium genome:
CACCCATTGAATACGGCGTGCAAGTGCGCATCGCTGATGAGAAAACAGGGCATACTTTCGTCCTGACCGGCAAAGGTGATCAGGAAAGAGACGCTGCTCTGCTTCTCGGTACGATACGTGTGGCACGCTGCACTGATCCAACGAAATTCTATGCCAAGGAAATGGGGACGCCAACGCGGGTTCGTTTCGTCCCCGATCTGGAACTAATAGCCTATCGCCTACCTCAGTCGCCAACACGACCGGGCTATGCGCTGCCTGTGGAACTCCACTGGCGAGCGACACGAACATTGCAGAGCGATTATCGCCTGAGGGTTTGGCTGGCTGGGCAGTGGGGTCAGCGCTGGGGGGAAATGGAAACCACACTATCGGCCATTGACTTTCCCACATTTCTTTGGCAGCAGGGAGATCGCGCGTGGGGAAGGCTGAAATTCCGCCTCCCGAGAGAGATACCGAGCGGTGATTATGACTTGTGTCTGCAGGTGTTCGATGTGGCGGTCGGCGAAGCCCTGGGCGTCGTTGGTGCTGGGCCTTGGCCAACAAACTTTGTCACCTTGGGCCGAGTTCGCGTCGAGAGCTGGCCCTTTGTCACCGAAACCCCACCGATGGTGCACGAGACGAATGCACTGGTGGGAGGAGCGGCTCGACTAGAAGGCTACAACCTCTCCGCCAGTCGCCTCACGCCGGGTCCCCTGACACTCACACTCTACTGGCGAGCCGTAGAAACATTTGACAGAAGTTATCATGTTTTCGTGCATCTGGTCAGTGCGCACGAGGTCATCGTAAGTCAATCCGATGGTGTGCCGGTGAACTGGACCCGACCCACAGACAGTTGGCGGCGCGGCGAAGTCATTGTGGATGAGCACCACCTTACGATTGGTGAGCAGATTCCACCAGGGGTGTATTCGCTTTATGTCGGGCTTTATGACCCCAAATCCAAGGTGTTAGAACGGCTGAAAGTCGTTCTCGATGGCATCGAGCGCGTGGATGGGCGTGTTCCCCTAGGGACCATCGAAGTGGTTGGGCCCCCATGAACCCCATTTGACAAGTCAGGCCACGTATGCTACAATTTCTATTAAGATAATAGAAATTATAAACAAGTGGTTTGCAGAGGATGAAACTCTCGACCCGGGGTGAATACGCAGCGCGGGCGGTCATGGAAATCGCCCTCCGGGGGAGTCAACGCCCGGTGAAAATCCGCGACATCGCCCAGCGCCAGGATATCCCTCTCAAGTATCTGGAATCCATCCTGCTCACTTTGCAGCGCGCAGGTGTCGTGCGCAGCAAACGCGGGGCCAACGGCGGATATTATTTGGCTCGTCCAGCGGAGGCTATTACGGTCGGCGAGGTCATTCGGGCCATGGATGGACCTCTCGCACCGATTGGTTGCGTGAGCGTAAGCGCCTACGAGTTCTGTCCCCGGGAAGGCATCTGTGGCCTCAAATGGGTGTGGCAGGAAACACGGAATGCGATCGCGGAAGTTTTAGATAACACTACTTTCGCCGAGGTATGTGAGAGAGCGCCGAAACGTTAGATCCGCGTCAAAACCCGAACTTACAAAACGATTACGCACTACTGGGAGCCAGAAGGCGTGTAGCCGAGGCTCCCAGTGCCGTTTCCGAAGCCAAATACCCCTTTATACGCAGGGAATTAGGAGTTAGCCCAATTTCAGACCCGGAGGAAGACATTGCGATGCGACGATGTACGTTGTTCTATGCTTTATTGTCCATCGTACTGGCTTTGACTTCAGCGGTGGGTTGTAGGGAAAAGCAGCAGATTACAGGCTCTACCACCGAGAATACAGGTAAACCTATCTCCATTTCTGGCGCGTATGCTCTCTACCCCATGGTCGTGCGCTGGAGTGAAGAGTACAAAGCCCGCCATCCAGGCATCCAGTTCGACGTACAGGCTGGTGGTGCAGGCAAGGGTATGACCGATGTGCTGGCCGGGGCTGTGGACATAGCCATGATCTCGCGGAGCATCAAAGAAGTGGAAGTAGAGCAGGGCGCAGTGCCCTTCGCCGTCTGCAAGGATGCCGTGGTCTTTGTGGTCAACGCACAGAACCCCGTGTTGGACTTGCTATCAGCGCACGGCCTGACGAAAGAGCAGTTGGCGCGGCTCTTTCTTAACCCGGAACCCATTACTTGGGGTGCACTTCTGGGCACTGGTCATACTGAGCGGGTCAACGTTTACACCCGCGCGGATTCTTGCGGCGCGGCCGAGATGGTTGCCAAGTATCTGGGTGTGGAGGCACAGGAAGATTTGCACGGGATTGCTGTAAATGGCGACCCCGGTGTAGCCGAAGCAGTGCGTCGAGATCCACTAGGCATCGGCTACAACAACATTGGCTTCGCTTACGACCTGACGACTGGGGTAGCGGTTTCTGGGCTTCAGGTGGTGCCACTTGACCTAAACGGCAACTATCAACTCGATCCAGATGAATCCTTCTATGCTACCAAAACCGACATTGTGGCTGCTATCGCTGCTGGGCGCTACCCCTCACCGCCGGCTCGCGCGCTTTACCTGGTAACGAAAGGTTCCCCAGATCCCGTTGAGGCAGATTTCATCCGCTGGGTGTTGACGGATGGACAAGCATTTGTGGACGAGGTGGGCTACGTCAGCCTACCCGAGACAGTACTGCAAACTGAATTGGGGCGTCTGCCATGAATTCCACCGGGAACCTTGCTCCGAACCGAGGCGCGAGCAGAGGAACATTCATACAATACCGCGCTCGCCACGTCATCTCGTGGGTGACAGGGATACTGTTCACCAGCCTGTCCACTTTGATCGTGATCCTGGTTCCCGCGCTCTTGGGGGCCTTGCTTGTGCGCTCCTGGACTCTCGTGAGCGCTATCCCTCTGCCACGACTTCTAATCGGCACCGAGTGGCGCCCCCTCTCCGGCGCTTTTGGCTTTGCCCCTTTCATTGCAGGCAGCCTATGGGTGACAGCGATCGCCCTCGCAGTTGCCGTGCCAGTGGCCCTGCTCGGCGCCATCTATCTGGCCGAATACGCACACCCACGGACCAGGACCTCGCTTAAGCCACTTATTGAACTGCTGGCCGGCATTCCATCGGTAGTCTATGGCCTCTGGGGGATATTGGTCATCGTCCCCGTGGTGCGCCAACTGGCGGCATTTACCAGAACAGACAACCCCACTGGCTACAGCGTGCTTAGTGGTGGATTGGTGTTGGCGGTAATGGTAATCCCCTTCATCCTAGCGCTGAGCGAGGAGGTTCTACGTGCTGTGCCCCAGGGTTTGCGCGAGGCAACCCTGGCATTAGGGGCAACGCAATGGGAAGTGGTGAAACACGTCCTTCTGAGACAAGCGCGCAGTGGGATCATCGCTGCAGTGGTATTGGGCTTCGCGCGGGCTTTCGGCGAGACGCTGGCGGTGTTGATGGTAGTCGGCAATGTAGTACAACTGCCGCGCTCACCCTTCGACGCAGCTTATACCTTGCCCGCCCTGATCGCCAACAATTTCGGCGAAATGATGTCCATCCCATTGTATGATGCAGCACTGATGACCGCCGCGTTGATCCTTTTCCTGATCGTGTTTTCCTTCAACTTTGGCGCACGCCTCGTTTTGCGGAGGGTAGGAGGTACTGACGATGTCAGCCAATGAACGCTCACGCCTTCGGCAGCGCTATCGAGAAGGCCGCTTGATGTACTTTTTGATGCGGGTGGCATTGGCATTGATCGTGGGCATACTTGGACTGATTGTGGGAGTGATCGCCTGGCGCGGGGCGCGCGAACTAAACTGGGAGATGCTCACGCAGCCGCCCACAGCCGGCTATTACCTAGGTGGGGGTGGCGGTATCTGCAACGCGATACTGGGTTCTTGGTGGCTTGCAGTAGGGGCAACGTTCACAGCCTTTTTGCTGAGCCTGCCCCTGGTCCTGTTCCTTAATGTCTATGCCCGCCGAAACGGTTTTATAAACCGGTTAGCAGTGGTCACGAGATTGTCACTAGACATCCTGTGGGGCATACCCTCCATCGTATATGGTATTTTCGGCTTCGCGCTCATGCTGGCTGTGGGCTTGCGAGCCTCACTCTTAGGTGGCATTATCGCCTTAACACTAGTGGAATTGCCCATCCTTGCCCGCAGTCTGGATGAGGTGCTGCGTCTCGCCCCTGAGGAACTCTATACCGGTACCTTGGCCCTAGGGGCGACGCCGCTGGAGTATGCGCAAGTGCTCCTTCGCCAGGCAGCACCTAGCGTGCCAACCGCTCTCCTGCTGGCTTTCGGGCGGGGTATTGGTGATGCGGCGGCAGTGCTGTTTACGGCAGGCTACACGGACCGCCTGCCGGGCGGGCTGCTTGAGCCGGTAGCCTCGTTGCCCCTGGCGGTGTTTTTCCAACTGGCGACACCGTTCCCGGCCACTCAGGCCCGGGCTTACGCCGCAGCGCTTGTACTGACCATCATTGTATTGACTACCGGCGTGCTCGGTCGGGCATTAAGCGCTCGTTTGAGCCGCTACGTAGTGCGATAAAAGGGGTTTGGGAGATGGATATCCACATTCAGGTCGAGGATCTGTGGGTTGAATACCCGGGGTTCACTGCCTTGCAAGGGGTATCATTCGTTATTCCGCGTCAGCAGATCACAACTATCATTGGACCATCGGGTTGTGGCAAGTCCACCCTGCTGAAGTCACTCAACCGGTTGGTAGAAGTACAGCCGGGGGTGAGGGTTCGTGGTCGAGTGTTCCTCGATGGGGCCGATATCTACGCACCCGGTGTAGATGAGATTGATGTTCGCCGCCGGGTGGGGTTATTGGCACAACGCCCTTTTCCGCTGCCCATGTCTATCTATGACAATGTGGCCTATGGCCCGCGCCTACACGGTTTGGCCAGGGGACAGGAACTCGATGACTTAGTGGAGCACTACCTGCGACTGGCTGGGTTGTGGGACGAGGTGAAGGACCGGCTGCACGCCCCAGCGCGGGCGCTATCGCAAGGACAGCAGCAACGACTGTGTCTGGCCCGCGGGTTGGCGGTGGAACCAGAGGTGTTGCTCTGCGACGAATCCACGTCCTCGCTCGATCCCATCTCGGCTCGCTATATCGAAGACCGGTTGTTGGAACTGAAGCAGCAGTACACCATCGTCAT
Encoded here:
- the pstC gene encoding phosphate ABC transporter permease subunit PstC, which produces MNSTGNLAPNRGASRGTFIQYRARHVISWVTGILFTSLSTLIVILVPALLGALLVRSWTLVSAIPLPRLLIGTEWRPLSGAFGFAPFIAGSLWVTAIALAVAVPVALLGAIYLAEYAHPRTRTSLKPLIELLAGIPSVVYGLWGILVIVPVVRQLAAFTRTDNPTGYSVLSGGLVLAVMVIPFILALSEEVLRAVPQGLREATLALGATQWEVVKHVLLRQARSGIIAAVVLGFARAFGETLAVLMVVGNVVQLPRSPFDAAYTLPALIANNFGEMMSIPLYDAALMTAALILFLIVFSFNFGARLVLRRVGGTDDVSQ
- a CDS encoding PstS family phosphate ABC transporter substrate-binding protein; protein product: MRRCTLFYALLSIVLALTSAVGCREKQQITGSTTENTGKPISISGAYALYPMVVRWSEEYKARHPGIQFDVQAGGAGKGMTDVLAGAVDIAMISRSIKEVEVEQGAVPFAVCKDAVVFVVNAQNPVLDLLSAHGLTKEQLARLFLNPEPITWGALLGTGHTERVNVYTRADSCGAAEMVAKYLGVEAQEDLHGIAVNGDPGVAEAVRRDPLGIGYNNIGFAYDLTTGVAVSGLQVVPLDLNGNYQLDPDESFYATKTDIVAAIAAGRYPSPPARALYLVTKGSPDPVEADFIRWVLTDGQAFVDEVGYVSLPETVLQTELGRLP
- a CDS encoding ABC transporter permease subunit; this translates as MSANERSRLRQRYREGRLMYFLMRVALALIVGILGLIVGVIAWRGARELNWEMLTQPPTAGYYLGGGGGICNAILGSWWLAVGATFTAFLLSLPLVLFLNVYARRNGFINRLAVVTRLSLDILWGIPSIVYGIFGFALMLAVGLRASLLGGIIALTLVELPILARSLDEVLRLAPEELYTGTLALGATPLEYAQVLLRQAAPSVPTALLLAFGRGIGDAAAVLFTAGYTDRLPGGLLEPVASLPLAVFFQLATPFPATQARAYAAALVLTIIVLTTGVLGRALSARLSRYVVR
- a CDS encoding phosphate ABC transporter ATP-binding protein produces the protein MDIHIQVEDLWVEYPGFTALQGVSFVIPRQQITTIIGPSGCGKSTLLKSLNRLVEVQPGVRVRGRVFLDGADIYAPGVDEIDVRRRVGLLAQRPFPLPMSIYDNVAYGPRLHGLARGQELDDLVEHYLRLAGLWDEVKDRLHAPARALSQGQQQRLCLARGLAVEPEVLLCDESTSSLDPISARYIEDRLLELKQQYTIVIVTHILRQARRLADYAAFLWLGELVEHGPATQVFNAPRQPRTQAYVAGQ
- a CDS encoding Rrf2 family transcriptional regulator, coding for MKLSTRGEYAARAVMEIALRGSQRPVKIRDIAQRQDIPLKYLESILLTLQRAGVVRSKRGANGGYYLARPAEAITVGEVIRAMDGPLAPIGCVSVSAYEFCPREGICGLKWVWQETRNAIAEVLDNTTFAEVCERAPKR